TCGCCGCTGGTCAGACGCGCGAGCAGGCCCTGTCGTTTCCGCGCCGCTTCGGCAAGTGGCTGATCGAGCACGGCCTGGAAGAACCTACGGATGAACCGGCCGAAAAGACCGTCGCCAGCGTGCTGGCCACGCGCGCCCAGGACCATTTCCAGTCGCACCCGCCCATGGATCAGCGCATCCGCCGGCTGGAAGCCATCGACGTCGGCGCCCACGCCAGAAAATAAGAAGTGCCTCGCCAAGCCCGACCCGCAATCTAGAATTGGCCAAATGATTAGCGCCACGGCAGTTTTCTCAGGAGGCTAAAGATGCCGCGTCACGGTTCCTCCGTGGAGGCGAACGCTCCGGCGGCGACCACCACCGGCACAAGCGGTTGGCTGGAACGCTACTCGCGCCGCTTGCTCGAACGGCAATTGTCCGGTCTGACGGGTGGAACGATTACCATCGTTGTCGACGGAAACGCCCGGACCTTTGGCTCCCAGACCGGCTCGCACGACTTGCAATCGGTCGTCACGGTTCACGACAGCCGGTTCTACAGCGAAACGGTTCTAGGTGGATGCATCGGCGCGGCAGAAGCCTACATGCGGGGCTATTGGTCATGCGACGATCTGACGTCGCTGCTTCGTTTGCTCGTCGTCAACTCGGAAGTGGAGGAGCGCGTCCAATCTTATTGGGCGAAACTACTCAAGAAACCAATTCAGCGCGTGCTGCACCTGCTGCAGCGCAACACCCGGCGTGGGAGCCAGGAGAATATTGCGGCACATTACGATCTCGGGAACGACGTGTTCATGCTGTTTCTCGATGAAACCATGATGTATTCGTGCGCCTTGTTCGCGAATGACGACCATAGTCTGCGAGAAGCGCAGATCGCAAAGAACGACCGGATTTGTAAAAAGCTTCAATTAAGCGCAAACGACCACGTGCTCGAGATTGGAACGGGCTGGGGCGGCTTCGCGATCCACGCCGCGGGGCACTATGGGTGCCGGATTACCACGACGACGATCTCGGAAGCGCAATATCAATTGGCGACGCAACGCATCACGGATGCGGGACTGGCTGCCCGAGTGCAAGTGATTCAACAGGATTATCGCGACTTGAAGGGCCAATACGACAAGCTGGTATCGATCGAAATGATCGAAGCGGTCGGCCATGCGTTCCTCGATCAATACTTCGCCGCATGCAGTCGATTACTCAAGCCCGACGGACAAATGCTGATTCAGGCGATCACCTTGCAGGATCAATCGCACGACGAATATTTGCGCGGGGTGGATTTCATTCAGCGTTACATTTTTCCGGGTGGATGCCTGCCGTCGATGTCGAGCATGGCATTGTCCACAAAACGAGCTAGCGATTTGCAGTTGTATCACGTCGAGGACTGGACGCCGCATTATGCGCGGACGCTGCACTGTTGGCGTGACCGGTTTCTGGGTAATGCGGATCAAATGCGCGCGCTCGGACGCCCGGAGTGGTTCATCAGACTCTGGGACTTTTACTTCTGTTACTGCCAGGCAGCATTTCTGGAGCGGCAAACTCAATCTGTGCAGTTGATGTTTGTGAAGCCCAGATGCCGCCGACGGAGTCTGACGCCCGCATTGATCGAATCGGTAGCTGAAGCCGTTACGTGCTGAGCCCGAACGATTACTGCCAGGCCGCGACCGGGCGGAGCTGATCGTTTCTTGCGGAGGATTCGGCGACATTCAATGGCCAGGTGCGCACCCAACTGAACTTGGACCAGCAGCCAGCGGCAAGCCGCTGTTGATCCGGACTGAAAGCGACGGATACGACCACGCCGCGGTGAACAAGCGGCGGTCTGACTTCAAGCAACGTTTCGCTGTTCCAAATGCGAATCGTTTTATCCTCGCTGGCCGACGCTACGAGAGAATCGTCGGGCGAAAAGGCGACCCCATTGATGCGGTCGGTATGGCCGCGCGACGTGGCCAGCAGAGTGACTTTCGGAAGGGAGTCGCCGGAAGCTTTAAAGGCCCAGATTTTCAGTACGTTGTCCCAGCCCGCCGTGACGAGCCGATTTCCCGCTCCGTTAAACGCCAGGCGGTGCACCGCCGCCTGATGACCATCAAGCGCCAGCACGTTTTGACCGGTCTTGGTGTTCCAGATCTTAACTCGTCGTTCCGTTCCACCCGTCGCAATCCATTTGCCGTCGGCGCTGAACGCGACATCGAAGATGGGGAAGATAAAGCCGTCGCAGTTGGTCTTTAACTCTCCGGACGACGAATCGTACAGTTTCACCTGGCCGTCGAATCCAGCGGAGGCCAGAGTTTTTCCGTCTCGACTGAAGGCGACGGAGTGAACCGGAGCGATGTGCTTGGATAATGTCAGCAGTTCCGCGCCGGTCACGAGATCCCATAGCTTGACAGTGTTGTCCCAACTGGCCGAGGCAAGCCGCTTGCCGTCCGGGCTGAACGCGACACACCACACGGCCGCCCTGTGCCCCTTGAAAACCTTGATTCCGGCACCGCTCGTCGCGTTGTACAAACGAATATCATTGTCCCAACTGCCCGACGCAAGCCAGCGGCCATCGGGACTGAAGGCGACACTGTTGACGCGGTCGGTGTGGCCTGCGGCCGTAAAGATTCCCGGCCGGGGTTGAACGGGTCGCGGCGTCGTATCCCAGATTTGGGCCGTATTGTCGTAACTCGAAGAAACGAGCCGCTGATCGTCTGGGCTGAAGGCCACGCTCCAGACCGGCTCCTTATGGCCTCGAAGCGTGATCTTGTCTTGAAACGTCACAGCATCCCAAATTCGCACGGTCTTATCGAAGCCGCTGGAGGCAAGCAACTTGCCGTCATGGCTGTAGGCAACCCCCAAAGCAGACCCGGTATGCGCAGCGATGGCATGCGCCCGTTGTCCCGAGTCGACGTTCCAGATGTGAATATTCCCGTCCTGGGCGGCGGTAGCAAACCGTCGCCCATTGGGCTCGAACGAGATTGACATCAGCGGTGCCCCATGCGCCTGAATATCGCGGACGTGCCGTAGCGTGGCGGCATCCC
Above is a window of Pirellulales bacterium DNA encoding:
- a CDS encoding cyclopropane-fatty-acyl-phospholipid synthase family protein produces the protein MPRHGSSVEANAPAATTTGTSGWLERYSRRLLERQLSGLTGGTITIVVDGNARTFGSQTGSHDLQSVVTVHDSRFYSETVLGGCIGAAEAYMRGYWSCDDLTSLLRLLVVNSEVEERVQSYWAKLLKKPIQRVLHLLQRNTRRGSQENIAAHYDLGNDVFMLFLDETMMYSCALFANDDHSLREAQIAKNDRICKKLQLSANDHVLEIGTGWGGFAIHAAGHYGCRITTTTISEAQYQLATQRITDAGLAARVQVIQQDYRDLKGQYDKLVSIEMIEAVGHAFLDQYFAACSRLLKPDGQMLIQAITLQDQSHDEYLRGVDFIQRYIFPGGCLPSMSSMALSTKRASDLQLYHVEDWTPHYARTLHCWRDRFLGNADQMRALGRPEWFIRLWDFYFCYCQAAFLERQTQSVQLMFVKPRCRRRSLTPALIESVAEAVTC
- a CDS encoding WD40 repeat domain-containing protein; the encoded protein is FKNQLGVVLSLAYSHDGSRIASSSINDENTFVVWESRSGKVIDVLKGHTGQVYRLCYSPDGKLLASGDINGQVKLWDAATLRHVRDIQAHGAPLMSISFEPNGRRFATAAQDGNIHIWNVDSGQRAHAIAAHTGSALGVAYSHDGKLLASSGFDKTVRIWDAVTFQDKITLRGHKEPVWSVAFSPDDQRLVSSSYDNTAQIWDTTPRPVQPRPGIFTAAGHTDRVNSVAFSPDGRWLASGSWDNDIRLYNATSGAGIKVFKGHRAAVWCVAFSPDGKRLASASWDNTVKLWDLVTGAELLTLSKHIAPVHSVAFSRDGKTLASAGFDGQVKLYDSSSGELKTNCDGFIFPIFDVAFSADGKWIATGGTERRVKIWNTKTGQNVLALDGHQAAVHRLAFNGAGNRLVTAGWDNVLKIWAFKASGDSLPKVTLLATSRGHTDRINGVAFSPDDSLVASASEDKTIRIWNSETLLEVRPPLVHRGVVVSVAFSPDQQRLAAGCWSKFSWVRTWPLNVAESSARNDQLRPVAAWQ